The Oryctolagus cuniculus chromosome 13, mOryCun1.1, whole genome shotgun sequence sequence tcagtgaaaaaagccagtctgAATCTTGCTGCGTGATCTCATCAAGTAGAGAGGGAAAATATGGAGGCTATAATAAGGACCAGGGGTTGTTAGAAGCCCCAGGGGGAGGAGGAATGAACAGGCAAACACAGAGGACTTCTAGTGTAGTGAGACTACTCTATGTGATACCACAGTGATGAATACAGGCCATTATGGATTTGCCCAAAGACATGGGATGTACAGCACCAACAGTGGAtctttttaagggtttatttatttattttcacttatttgagaggcagagtgacagagggaaagatacacagagagatcgatcttccatccactgatataCTCCCTCCAACAGGCAGGTCTAggctaggccaatgccaggagtctGGAAGTCCACCCTGGTCtaccaggtgggtggcagagatccaagcacttcggtcatcatctgttgccttcccagatacatcaGACACtttagataggaagtagagtagcttgGATTCAAACCGGCACGGATGCTGGCATAACAAGCcagcagtttttctttcttttttttttaacttttatgtaatgaatatagatttccaaagtacagcttatggactacattggctccccccctcccccgatgacttccctcccacccgcaaccctcccctttcccgctctctctccccttccattcatatcaagattcattttcaattttctatatatacagaagatcagtttagcatacattaagtaaagatttcaacagtttgcacccacatagaaacacaaagtgaaaaatactgtttgagtactcgttatagcattaaatctcaatgtacagcacattaaggacagagatcctacatgaggagtaagtgcacagtgactcctgttgttgactttacaaactgacactcctgtttatggcatcagtaatctccctatgctccagtcatgagtttccaaggctatggaagccttttgagttctccgactctcatcttatttagacaaggtcatagtcaaagtggaagttctctcctcccttcagagaaaggtacctccttctttgaagacctgttctttccactgggatctcactcacagagatctttcatttaggtcctttttttttttttttttttttttttttgccagagtgtccaaGCCAGCAGTTTTTCAACCTGCCATCACATCACCAACCTCTCCTCgtttctctttttctgatttctttgtctctttgttttaattttattgcatGTGTTTTCATGGGCTACGCCAGTCCTTTACCTTCCTTGCAACCTGTTAAGACCTTTActtactctttcttttcttattgaaCTTCTCTGCATTATTGTTAAAAATCTCCAGCATGGATTCTGTTGTCTATCGCTCTTGGCCCTCCCTTctgctctcttttcctttctcatatTATCACCTGGCGAAGCTTCACTCTCTGCCTGTGCTTCCTGCCCCTGAGCAGGCATTTGCCTAGCGATTAAGGCACCTGTAaaggtgcctgtatcccatatcagagttcctgggctccAGTCCAGGTTCCACTGtacattccagcttcttgctaatgcacaccctgggaggcagcgggagatgacagctcaagtaattaagtctttgccactcatatgggaggcctggattgagtttctagctcccagcttcaactcgGCCCTTAGCACTTGGGgaagtaaactagtgaatgggagtgcttgctctgtctctctctgtctttgcctctcaaatggaaaaaaaattatgcaaaatatGAGTTAGGAAAGCATCCACAAATAAAGAAAGTCAGGTTGAATGTTCCCTCTGGAGAAGACAGGAAAGGTGCCATGGGATGGTGGGACTTACACATTGTTGTCAAATTCTAGCGTTTGGCTTTGATGGGGGCTAAATGgaaatttgctttataatatttcattaagTTGTCCATTTATGTTTTGTGCAGTTTCAGGCATATGTATTATACTTCATaaaaaatgatagaataaaacaaaattgagttTACAATGATCAAGagtgttatactttttttttttttttgccaagtatTTGTTATATACCAAGAAGCCTATCACTAGTGAGTGTACAAGTAAGCCTTTGGTAGTGGAAGAAAATATTGCTGAACAAAGACTTCTTTCTCCAGGATACATTATATGAAACCATATCATGAGAAGAAAAATTTGATGATAAATCTGCTTACAGAAACATAAGCCTAacttcctccccccataacttcagGGATGCTAAAACTTCTCACAGGCTCATTCTCCTGGGGGATTTAAACTGTCTTCCATGGTTTTGATGTAGGCAAGAGGTAGCTAGCAAGGAGCTGAGGTCACCAGCCCCTTTCTGCAGCTCCACCTGCTCGGACCAACCTCTGCCCCATCCCATGCAGAGGAAAACCACAGTATAATCAACATGGCTACCAGTTGCTTCCCTCTGATGACCTTTAgctaattataatataattataataaaatttccatggctgacactcctactcccatcatgTCCCTGACACCATGGCACTTCACAAAGTTCCAAAAAAATGACAGGGAAATGGGTAGTGTGCAAATTCTGTCCCTAAACCCCAACCTCTATGAATATTCAGTTAAACCCCAGCCCAGATACCACTCCCAGTGTCTCCAGATCATATAAAAGGATGGCTCCCAACCCATCTGAGTGCAGCTCATTCTTGGGTATGCCTGTACTTCCCCTCCAGCATGTGCTTTTGCTTTGAATGCAAATACATTTTGTTCCCATGTCTCATCctcaaattctttcttgcattGGAGACACAAACCTGGACCCACCCATCCCATGATGGTTGGCAACTGCCTGACACTTTGATGAACAGCCCAAGGGAAAGAGGACCTTATTTGGGGTGAACAGAGGAGGAGTGATGTCTAATCATGCGAATGAATACAGCCCTGTGGTGATTTAACCTGGGTATCAGGTACAGaaagtgggggcaggagggaagaCAGAAGAGAAGAAAGACAGTATCTAAAAAGCAAAGATGATAATCAATCTCTTCCATCCAGGCAAGCGTAGCAAACAGGGTGCCACATGCTCTGTCTACCCTGGAGAGATAGAGCCCACTTTCCTTGAGTAACGTATTCTCAGggcaaaaaaaatgtaaaagaagaagaggaggagaaggaaaaaaaagaggagatggggaggaggagagaagaggaagaaatagtGTGTTGGTAATTTCCTGGGAAATGTAATTTACTGAAACCATTCCCCTGGTGTCGTTTCAGCACATTTGCTTACCATAGGTAAGGGTGGGAGTGacagaaaaactaaaaagaacTGGTATAAACACATTGAAAAGAGAGCCATGGCTTCCATCTGCAAATCCAGCAGGGACGCCCGCTGTGACTTTTCTTCTTGACGTGCAGGATGGGCGTCTTAGTAAGGAGCTTCAGACCCAAAGGACCAGCTCTGGAGAGCGTGGGTTCCATGTTTGCTCTCAGGGCTGTTCTCTGACTTTTGGAATCCCTGTAAGGGTTTCCCGAGGGTGGTCCTGGGTGCTGTCTCTGCCCTATGATTGTGAGAGTCTACGTTCATGTTTCTTccatttcccttctcttcccccatCCCCAGCTGCTCCTACTACTAATCCAAACTCCCTCTGCCATATTGTGTCTGAAAGCACAGCTTATCAAAACATAAAGGTAAACTATTTTGAAATTGGCATTTTCCAATGGACTGTTAGTAcatgaaattttaagaatatatgaaGTTTTGATCACTTTACCATTAGGTATATTGTCTAATAACTTCTAATTACACTACATGGTACTCTTTCAAGCAGTCATATCCTGGGATGGCTTTTATAGAAAAATCTTATAATCTGTCCAAAATGGGTCATTTGGCATTCAGTTTATTACCACAAAGCCTGATGTgcaagataatttttatttgttgatgaaATCTTATCAAGAAATATAtttgctgggggctggcgctttggccagcaggtaaagcccccgcctacagtgccatcatcccatataggtgccaattcaagtctcggctgctccacttctgtggggagccattgcacggcgccctaaagatggcgccggctcctttctcccggaaggactggcgagaaacaaacatctcctaataaggagatggctgagctcccttccggcttccgcattgctgtacctatcaatccttgccacttggctgcttttgattggtgtgctgatggctataagagggatgggagagggaaggaggcggaagaagaagcttgttcaaggttcctgaataaactgcttgaagaagagttcgggtcgtgtcttccttgctggtcgagggacgcgacaactggtggccagtacggggaaccatctcaaacgcgaactcagaacttcctgcagtcagggcagcgctggtaagtcccccaggaaaataaggtggggatccgcgataacagcgggcagtcctgcgacaatagcgggaggatagctctgcgattaaagcagaggaagttctgcgacaaaagcagaaggagctctgacccgtggccagggaaagagtaCAATATTTGACGgtgggtaattcacagtcccatccaatttttctggcgctgaatgcgctgctttgagaaaacagtttgaaacttaagcctagtacattgcataggtttttacgtaactgcgataccattgcaccctggtatggggtttcgggaagccttactatcccttcatgggacaaactaggcagggatttggattttgcatttgaacagggtaatctcgaaaggggagtgagaccaatatggaagttagtgcgagcatgccttgaggatgagcagtgtagtgaaactattctgagcggtcaagctgccttggaggagcttcaggaagagcgctccgagagagctgccagtgaaaaagggaaaactttgaaggagagtcagaaaagaactaggaaaaaactgtaccccgatctttccgagttgcgcagcccctccttagtaagtagtactagtgcagaaagtagctcagaaagcagcagtgagtctgaagagtgtggtgataacaaagagtctggtataaagcaagtacgggaattgaatcggcaaatgaggatttccaaaaattacagccgctgagccattaccaggtgctccaaatatatttacggatgggtcaaaaacaggctgtggccggcgccgcggctcactaggctaatcctccgcctagcggcgccggcacaccgggttctagtcccggtcggggcgccagattctgtcccggttgcccctcttccaggccagctctctgctgtggccagggagtgcagtggaggatggcccaggtgcttgggccctgcaccgcatgggagaccaggaaaagcacctggctcctggctcctgccatcggatcagcgcggtgcgccggccgcagcacaccggccgcggcggccattggagggtgaaccaacggcaaaggaagacctttctctctgtctctctctctctcactgtccactctgcctgtcaaaaaataaaaaaaataaataaataaataaataaataaataaaaacaggctgtggggtttatatggtagaggctaatgacccggtatttcatcagtttcagccaggctcacctcaagttgtggaattaaaaatagttattgaagtccttaagcagtgctcttttgcctttaacttgttgtcagattccttatatgtggtgaacgcattaaagatattggaaaccgcaggactgattaaaccttctagcccaattgtATCCCTAAtgtcaggtgattgctcattgtctggatgcatgggccgcctgggggagaccccaggtgctaaaaactgataatggcctggcctatacatctcaaacctttaccacctattgccaaaaaatggaggttcaacttgtccatggattgccatacaatcctcagggccagggcataattgagcgagcacaccgcacactgaaagaatatcttttaaaacaaaaagggggacgcgacaggccaggagaaagagagaggaaaaattccacaggtatcttgacctagagaaaagtcttaattcgataaccctttccaacttgatgggtttttctctttacagttaataaaaacttaagcaatgggctcatacgctaataatcaattcttttctgtgctgctgtagctaacttatctaatgagagttttcatgtgtcttgaaggtttcgcatttttctattgccagtatgagtcttgattggaaaaactgcacCATGAAGCTGTTTACGTTATATCTTTAATGTTTAAGTGAGTACCTAACTTTGATCAGATCtagtccacagccttggttaaacgtactaatttttgactaaaatggtttgactctctgatagtttaaattctaaaccgagtctttcaactttggggcttccagtcggatccctggaactctcaaagggtgggactctaaatttgttaaagtaacagctgtttgagtcaattcaaattatacaaagtgtattaaaatgtagtaaatgatgtcaaatctatgttgtattcatgtttttgcttttcagctaaagtagtcttataaaaatgagagtaaattctgtgtatacaagcctttatgttgttaactcaagtaagccaatacagattggttcagaaaattgggttaatgcaaacgccctttggtttacttgctcagttttacatttacatgtctttgatatgctttaaacttgtttctcttaaggatgaagatcttttcaaagttgtaaatatgcactagtgactgttgctgcccaagtggtgttatccttatgttacttaaaagcatggaaatgtaattttgacttttaattcagataatggtgtggtattcattaatagctcagtgttttaagttatccaggcgtcggtgctaagtaaaatatggaaaacatattatgtgtacttttaacatcttaaatttgataagagacttttaagtttgccagcatgtattctcataggttgtccatacatgataattcaagactgtaaaagtaactacaggtataaagtttcagaaggtgtgagcaagtcatgaaaagttgtaaaaagtttacgattttaaaacattgtttacagagttttctataagttaaatgttaatgccaaaattacactaacctaaagttgaagtctgatcttctgttataacaatgggattttttaaaatgtgtactaatgttagtaattatctggaaatggtctcaattgtaaatcttaaaatctgttgttgcaaaaactgtaacgtcgctttttaacagtgtctgcttaatcagttactctgccatttctaaagttaggtcgtgtaagctctttttaactctgttaaatagttctgagttatgtgataatttcatgtgctaactcttatgttcaaggtttttgtatttctggtttacctaaaaattcatgttctgccaagtaaatgtgtactctactgtctgttaagttatgattgataaaaagtattaagtcttaaaaagttatgttaaatattatgatcagatctggtctaaaagtgttaaaatcgccctgactaaatgttaaggaattctattttgaccagatactctaagttctcttggcacctttaacagactttctgaaaatcaaagttctaaattctctgaacttttggtatctccagagggcccctggagatgtcaaaagagatatctctcatcttgcagagataataaccaatcgggctgtttagattaaaagtggtgccaagatgtgaaatgatgctaaacttcagctataaacatgtttctttctagctgctccagtctctggctcagaagccagatcctttaaagagggactgacaaagtctaagaagcatcccatggtcatgatttgcatcacctcaatgtccaaaccttaagctttggcagatggatgttacccatttctctgaatttggtaaactaaaatacatacatgtttctttagatacatgttcaggttttgtttttgccaccccacaatgcggcgaggctgccaaacatctctcattgccttcaggcctttgctgttctaggaacccctatacagataaaaactgataatggcccagcgtatacttccaactcttttaagcacttctgtactaacttccacatctcatcaccgggattccttataatccccagggacaaggtattgtggaacgagcacatgccacattaaaaaattatttacaaaaaataaaaaagggggaatacgggaccatggcatattccccacaaaaatggctatcacatgctcttttcattttaaattttctaatactggataatcaagggaaaactgcagctgatcgtcacttgcatcctgaaaccaaaagacaacaagtctatgtgaagtggaaagaccctctaactgctcaatggtatggacctgaccctgttttaatatggggacgtggacatgtttctatattctcgatggttacctgagcgactggtACGGCAAacaatgtcacaaagcagcccCTCGATCTTCATTATAACATTGCTGATTGGGATCGTTACTGCAGCCGTTATAACCGCCATTTCCATTGCAGCTGTGGGCGCTACAACAGCTGCTATAGCGCTCACAGGGACAGTTCAAACTGCTAATACCCTGAATAATTTGACGGCCtccgtggctgctgctttggatactcagacatccttaaatgtacatataaagggaggcttgatgattgttaatcagcgtgtggatttggtacaggagcaggtggatactctctggcagcttgctcagctagggtgtgagtggaaattttcagggttgtgtgtgacctctgttcagtacgataacatgactcaggcagcaaattactctaaacagttgtctcagatgctcttgcagaattggtccgcagaatttgactacaccttgaagcaactgtgccttgccgtggtcaccatcaactccacatgtgtggatgtctccttcgcaTCTGGATTGTCATCCTGGATCTGCACAGCCGTCTCCAACCTGAAGGAGTGGgtgggacttggagctttgacgggTTGTTGTTActtgtgttattttgcctgtggtgtttgtgcaggatgaggacagctcatcggcgggaattggccatgatagctcaagccttttatgcccttgaggctggacaatcaccacaagcatggctggccttccttgaatgctaggcatgggtgcagggtgcgaggcaaagcactgcagagagaacgagccattacgttctctggaaggcaagtctgtctgcatgtgggttggcatcccagatcccacccccgcgaaaaggatgctgttccaggtggatgcctggcagtgggggacagacccctaccttctcctgtaatccttagatgcctggttctaaaacaaaaagagggaactgtggggagccattgcacggcgccctaaagatggcgccggctcctttctcccggaaggactggcgagaaacaaacaactcctaataaggagatggctgagctcccttccggcttccgcattgctgtacctatcaatccttgccacttggctgcttttgattggtgtgctgatggctataagagggatgggagagggaaggaggcggaagaagaagcttgttcaaggttcctgaataaactgcttgaagaagagttcgggtcgtgtcttccttgctggtcgagggacgcgacacacttctgatccagttctcagctatggcctgggaaagcagtagaggattgcccaagtgcttgggcacccatgtgggagacccagaagaaactcttcgctcctggcttcagatcagcacagctctggccattgcagccaattggggagtgaaccagtgcatagaagactctctctctacttctctttctctctgtgtgtgactctgactttcaaataaataaatgaacaaagcttaaaaaaaagaagtgtatttgCTGAAACATTCTAAAAATGTCTCACTGagaaaaattcacttattttctgAATTCATCAATATAGCTGTCTTTAAATTATAAACAATGTCAATGACTGAAATTGcatcaaataagttaaaaagacTCTTCAACAGTGTGGTAGAAAAACATAGAACATTTTCTTTAAGTGTTAGTTCTAGTTCTTCCTTTTCTGAATCGGGGCATCAATTGCTTCAACTTCTACCTGCCACACAAAGGACTGTGAAGATCAAATCTTAGTGTGTGAATATATCCTTATCATTGTTTaccaaaaaataaagttttgacaCTATCAGAATTACCAAGTGATTAGAATTAGCAAAAGCATGTGTGACAAACATTAAATTCCATTTAATGAGGCCTGACTTGGGGGTAGTCTGAACAGGAAGGCCGTTGTACTGGAGCAAGTCACATGGCTAGTGGGTGAACTGAGCCCAATATTTCTCATATAGCTCAATTTTGCTTTTCATCTTTGCATCTTTCAACCAGTATTTAAGCACTTTCTTCctgccaggcattgtgctaggtGCCAGGGCATGCAATTAGCTCTAAATTCACTTCCCTTGCTGAGAGCTAGAATATGCAAGCATCTTATGATCCAGCTTGAAAGATACTGAGCTTACAGATAGCTATGTCCTATGCTCTAGGTCAGGAGTTGGCACACTATGGCTCACAGGCCAAAGTTGACtctttgattgcttttgtaaATAAGGCTTGTGTGCCATCTCTGGCTGCTTTTGTGATAACAATGGCAAAGTTGGGTAGTCAGTGTGAGAGAGACCAAATGGTCTACAAATTCAGAAATCATTCGATACCTGGCTTTTTATATCAGAAGCTTCCTAGCATCTGTCCTAGAGAACTGGCAGAGCAACCAAAAGGATGAAACCAGGTCACTGAATGACCACATGGAGCAGAGGCGCCTCAAGAATCTGAACCTTTCACCCTTGGGAAGACTATATGAGGGAGAAACAAGCTGCTgcgtcttctttctttctttctttctttctttctttctttctttctttctttctttctttctttctttctttctttctttctttctctcccttcccttcccttcccttcccttcccttcccttcccttcccttcccttcccttcccttcccttcattttctttctttctttctttttgtttttgataggcagagtggacagtgagagagcagagagaaaggtcttcctttgctgttggttcacccttcagtggccgctgcagctggcgcggtggcactgatccgaagccaggagccaggtgcttctcctggtctcccatggggtgcagggtctaagcacttgggccatcctccactgcactcccgggccacagcagagagctggcctggaagaggggcaactggcacagaatctggtgccccaaccagtactagaactggggtgctggtgctggaggcagaggattagcctattgagccgtggcgccggccaagtgtcttcttttttcattatttatttatttgaaagacagttacagagagtgggagagactcacacacacacacacacacacacacacacacatcttccagctgctggtttactactcaaatggccacaacgggtagggctggaccaggtggaagccaggagctaggaacaccatCGCGGTCTACCTCCGTGGGTcacagaggctcaagtacttgggccatgtgcactgctttcccagcagcattagcaaagaattggatcagaagtgcagcatcgGGGCCGgcacatggctcacttggttaatcctccacctgcggcaccggcatcccatatgggtgccgggttctagtcctggctgctcctcttccagtccagctctctggaaggcagtggagaatggcccaagtgcttgggcccctgaacccgcatgggagaccaggaagaagcacctggctcctgacttcggataggcacagcgctggccgtagcagccatttggggagtgaaccaatggaaggaagacctttctctctgtctctctcgctgtctataactctgtcaaaaaaaaagtgcagcatgcaggattccaactggtgctccaatgtgaaatgccaacatcacaggcagtggcttacacTATGGTGGCTCCTTGTGGAACTTTTTTAAGGCTACAGGGGAATTGCTGTCTCCAACAATTCCCACTAGAAAGAAAACTCTGCAGCAAGAGAACAGCCTACCGAGTGCATTGGGCCTAGCAAGGGTATGGAAGATGGGATTCGGGGTTGGTCTAAGAATGGGGAGGCATGGTGCTGGGTAGGTTACGTGTCAGTCATGGGAGTATACTACAAGTCAGAAGCATGAGGCATCAGAGGACTAATGTCCTTGGGGAAGTTCTGTTGTGGTTACAAGGGGTACTTGGATAAACATAACAAGAGTGGATCTGAAGTTTGTATTGCTGCAGTGTCAGGAACCAGGGACAGTACATGCAATGGAAATAAAGAAGTTCAGAATTCACAGGCAATAAAGGGTGAAAGATAGTTGTCTaacagcagatgagagctgaGCTGCCTTTGCAAGAA is a genomic window containing:
- the LOC138845010 gene encoding endogenous retrovirus group K member 25 Env polyprotein-like, which codes for MFLYSRWLPERLVRQTMSQSSPSIFIITLLIGIVTAAVITAISIAAVGATTAAIALTGTVQTANTLNNLTASVAAALDTQTSLNVHIKGGLMIVNQRVDLVQEQVDTLWQLAQLGCEWKFSGLCVTSVQYDNMTQAANYSKQLSQMLLQNWSAEFDYTLKQLCLAVVTINSTCVDVSFASGLSSWICTAVSNLKEWVGLGALTGCCYLCYFACGVCAG